Part of the Lebetimonas natsushimae genome is shown below.
GGCTATTATTAATGCTTTTAAAATATTAGCACCGGTTAAAAGTTGTAAATCATTGTCCAATTTTTTAATTTTTTGATTATATTTTGTTTTTTTAGTTTTTTTATTTTTGTTAAGTTCAGCTCTTAAATGATTTTTAAGTTCAGATTCTTTAATTAAAGCATTTTCATTTTTTTCTTTTTCAATTTTTGCAGGATGAACTATTATATCGGGAACAACACCTTTTGCCTGAATTGTTCTGCCGCTAGGAAGATAATATCTTGCGACAGTGAGCCTAACCGCTTCATTTTTATTTATAGGTAAAATCGCCTGAACACTTCCTTTTCCAAAGGTTGTTTCACCTACGATTACAGCCCTTTTATGATCCTGCAGTGCTCCGCTTACTATTTCACTAGCACTCGCACTTCCGCCATTTACTAATACTACAATAGGTATATTCTTATAAGTTCCGCTTGAATGTGCATAAAACACCTGATTTTCGCTTGAAACTCTTCCTTTTTGAGAAACTAAAACACCTTTATCGATAAATAGATCAAGAGTTCCAACTGCCTGGTTTAAAAGACCTCCCGGATTGTTTCTAAGGTCAATTATAATACCTTTTTTATGATATTTTTTAAGATTTTTAAGTGCTTTTTTTAATGAACTTACTACATTTTTATCAAAACTGCTTATTCTGATATATTCAATTTCTGGATAATTTTGTAAAGCATAGGTTTTTACTGATTTTATTTTTATGATAGCCCTTGTAATGGTTACATCAAATGTTTTACCGCCCCTTACGATTGTAAGTGTTACTTTTGTTCCAGGTTTTCCCCTCATTAAGTTAACATCTTCATCCAATGTTAAATCAAGTGTGGCTTTTCCATTTATTTTTAAAATAATATCTCCGGCTTTTAAACCAGCTTTGTATGCAGGAGTGTCATCAATAGGTGAAATAACGGTTAAAACACCATTTCTTATCCCTATTACAACTCCCAGTCCTCCAAATTCACCTGTTGTTTGAACTTTTAAATCTTCATAAGCTTTTTTGTCCAAATAGCTTGAATGAGGGTCAAGATTTGGCAGAAGACCTTTTAGAGCTTTATTTATAATAGTAGTAGTATTTAATTCATCTACATAATAAGCTTCAATAATATTTACTACTTTTACAAATTTTTCATAAGCTGCAAGACGGGTTTCTTTAGTTTCAGCAAATAAGGAAACTATCATAAAAACAGATAGTAAAAATTTTTTCATTAAATTCCTTTTTATTGGAATTCTATTATATTTGTTAATAAATTTCAATTAAAAATAAAATTTAAAAATAAAAAGCACTCAATCATGATTTTATTAATAAAAAAAAAGTTAAAAAAATAAAAATTTTTTAATTAAAAAACTTGACACAAAGACACTCAATTTGATATAATAACAGTAACTAAAACTTTTAAGGAGGAGAATATGGAAAAACTATTCGAAAAATTAACAAATCAAATGATGGAGGCAATTGAGAGCGGGCTAAGTCTAGCACTTCATAATAAAAACCCGGAGGTACACCCATTACATGTGGTTTGGGGACTTATTACAAATACAAATACAGTTTTAAACCAAGCGTTTAATAAGATGGGTGTAGATAAAACCGCAATAGAACTTGAAATAAAAAGTGCTGTTGATAATTTGCCAAAAGTAGACAATATTACAAAAGAATCGATAAGAATCGGAAGAGAACTTATTCAAAGTTTACAAAATGCAGAAGCACTTGCTACAAGATTTGGAGATAAATATATAGCTGTTGATACTTGGTTAATTGCAAACCTAGACAGTTTCAAAGACACAATTGGAAAATACGTAGAC
Proteins encoded:
- a CDS encoding S41 family peptidase, encoding MKKFLLSVFMIVSLFAETKETRLAAYEKFVKVVNIIEAYYVDELNTTTIINKALKGLLPNLDPHSSYLDKKAYEDLKVQTTGEFGGLGVVIGIRNGVLTVISPIDDTPAYKAGLKAGDIILKINGKATLDLTLDEDVNLMRGKPGTKVTLTIVRGGKTFDVTITRAIIKIKSVKTYALQNYPEIEYIRISSFDKNVVSSLKKALKNLKKYHKKGIIIDLRNNPGGLLNQAVGTLDLFIDKGVLVSQKGRVSSENQVFYAHSSGTYKNIPIVVLVNGGSASASEIVSGALQDHKRAVIVGETTFGKGSVQAILPINKNEAVRLTVARYYLPSGRTIQAKGVVPDIIVHPAKIEKEKNENALIKESELKNHLRAELNKNKKTKKTKYNQKIKKLDNDLQLLTGANILKALIIAKQGE